A single region of the Sphingobium sp. TKS genome encodes:
- the traA gene encoding Ti-type conjugative transfer relaxase TraA → MAIYHFSVQVIGRGQGRSAVAAAAYRAAERLHDERLDRDHDFRAKSGVEHSEIMLPEGAPERLSDRETLWNEVEAGEKRKDAQLAREVEFSIPREMDKAQGIELARDFVQAEFVARGMIADLNVHWDIGADGRPKPHAHVMLTMRAANEQGFGAKERDWNRTELVEQWRERWADHVNTRLAELDIDARIDHRSLEAQGIDLEPQDKIGPAASRMDERGLESERIEDHRATAQRNGERIIAEPRIALDAITHHQATFTTRDLAMFVHRHSDGKEQFDRAMSAVRGSPDLIALGKDGRGDDRFTSREMIETEQRLQRASELLATSERHRTDEQAREAALTGAERRGLELSGEQRAAFEHVTGERGLSVVVGYAGTGKSAMLGVAREAWERGGYDVRGAALSGIAAEGLENGSGIASGTIASMEHGWSQGRDMLGPRDVLVIDEAGMVGTRQMERVLSHAADAGARVVLVGDPQQLQAIEAGAAFRAIHERHGGVEITEVRRQHVEWQQDATRQLATGRTGEAIRAYADHGMVHAAETREQARAELVEQWGRERIAAPDQSRIILTHTNDEVRELNEAARDRMREAGQLGDDVLVKAERGNRMFASGDRIMFLRNERDLQVKNGTLATIEKVSPEHIAVRTDDGRSVAFDTKTYAHLDHGYAATFHKAQGMTVDRAHMLATPGMDRHSAYVGMTRHRDGAQVHYGRDDFKDQSRLAGVLSRERAKDMASDYARADPAKEYAERRGITFGGRIAEIVRPVAEKARGIFDGLRLSLPGQQREPAASPERPRGIFDGLDLSGTISMAERDPARQHQREHKPMRAGGVRGAVERYARALDAIHQTRAQGIDAMPHQREALDRARETLDAIRPNASADLTSAFRGEPELIREAAEGRGQAALRAMSQEAELRADPYARADRFVEGWQQLRQAQDELRRDGDFRGAKRVGQDMAGMTKSLERDAQMESLLSGRRQELGIDVDMGRSLARDLADSVPFDHGRDLGMSR, encoded by the coding sequence ATGGCGATCTACCATTTCTCTGTTCAGGTCATCGGGCGCGGCCAAGGTCGCAGCGCCGTTGCGGCGGCGGCCTATCGCGCGGCGGAACGCCTGCATGACGAGCGCCTCGACCGCGACCATGATTTCCGCGCCAAGTCGGGCGTCGAGCATAGCGAGATCATGCTGCCCGAAGGTGCGCCCGAACGCTTGTCGGATCGGGAAACCCTCTGGAACGAGGTCGAGGCAGGCGAGAAGCGCAAGGACGCACAGCTAGCGCGCGAGGTCGAGTTTTCCATTCCGCGCGAGATGGATAAGGCGCAGGGCATCGAGCTTGCCCGCGACTTTGTGCAAGCGGAGTTTGTCGCGCGCGGCATGATTGCCGACCTCAATGTGCATTGGGATATCGGCGCGGACGGCCGGCCCAAACCCCATGCCCATGTCATGCTCACCATGCGCGCGGCGAACGAACAGGGGTTCGGCGCGAAGGAACGCGACTGGAACCGCACCGAGCTTGTCGAGCAATGGCGCGAGCGTTGGGCGGATCACGTCAACACCCGCCTTGCCGAACTCGACATTGACGCCCGCATCGACCACCGCAGCCTTGAAGCGCAGGGCATCGACCTAGAACCGCAAGACAAGATCGGCCCCGCAGCTTCGCGCATGGATGAGCGCGGCCTTGAGTCCGAGCGGATCGAGGATCACCGCGCCACCGCGCAGCGCAACGGCGAACGTATCATCGCGGAACCGCGTATCGCGCTCGACGCGATCACCCATCATCAGGCGACGTTCACCACCCGCGACCTTGCGATGTTCGTCCACCGGCACAGCGACGGCAAGGAGCAGTTCGACCGGGCGATGAGCGCCGTTCGCGGCTCGCCCGATTTGATCGCACTCGGCAAGGACGGGCGCGGCGATGACAGATTCACCAGCCGCGAGATGATCGAAACCGAACAGCGGTTGCAGCGCGCTTCGGAACTGCTTGCGACAAGCGAGCGGCACCGCACCGACGAGCAGGCCCGCGAGGCGGCTTTGACCGGCGCGGAGAGGCGCGGGTTGGAGTTGTCAGGCGAGCAGCGCGCAGCGTTCGAGCATGTGACGGGCGAGCGCGGCTTGAGCGTCGTCGTCGGTTACGCAGGCACGGGCAAGAGCGCCATGCTTGGCGTTGCGCGGGAGGCATGGGAGCGCGGCGGGTATGACGTGCGCGGCGCGGCACTGTCCGGCATCGCCGCCGAAGGGCTTGAGAACGGATCGGGCATTGCGTCGGGGACCATCGCCAGCATGGAACATGGCTGGTCGCAGGGCCGCGATATGCTCGGCCCTCGCGACGTGCTGGTGATCGACGAGGCGGGCATGGTCGGCACGCGCCAGATGGAGCGCGTGCTGTCCCATGCCGCCGACGCCGGCGCAAGGGTTGTGCTGGTGGGCGACCCGCAGCAGTTGCAGGCCATCGAGGCGGGCGCGGCGTTCCGTGCGATCCACGAACGGCACGGCGGCGTCGAGATTACAGAGGTTCGCCGCCAGCATGTCGAGTGGCAGCAGGACGCCACCCGCCAGCTCGCGACCGGCCGCACAGGTGAGGCGATCCGGGCCTATGCCGATCATGGCATGGTCCATGCCGCCGAGACGCGCGAACAGGCGCGTGCCGAACTTGTCGAGCAGTGGGGCCGCGAGCGCATCGCCGCGCCGGATCAGTCGCGGATCATCCTCACCCATACCAATGACGAGGTACGCGAACTGAACGAAGCGGCGCGCGACCGGATGCGCGAAGCGGGCCAGCTTGGCGACGACGTATTGGTGAAGGCCGAGCGCGGCAATCGCATGTTCGCATCGGGCGACCGCATCATGTTCCTTCGCAACGAGCGCGATTTGCAAGTGAAGAACGGCACGCTGGCGACCATCGAGAAGGTCAGCCCGGAGCATATCGCCGTCCGCACCGATGACGGGCGCTCCGTAGCCTTCGACACCAAGACTTACGCCCATCTCGATCATGGCTATGCCGCGACCTTCCACAAGGCGCAGGGCATGACCGTGGACCGGGCGCATATGCTCGCCACGCCGGGAATGGATCGCCACTCCGCCTATGTCGGCATGACCCGCCACAGGGACGGCGCGCAGGTTCACTATGGCCGCGATGACTTCAAGGACCAGTCCCGGCTTGCCGGTGTCCTGTCGCGCGAGCGGGCGAAGGACATGGCGAGCGATTATGCCCGCGCCGATCCGGCCAAGGAGTATGCCGAACGGCGCGGCATCACGTTTGGCGGGCGCATCGCGGAAATCGTCCGCCCGGTGGCGGAGAAGGCGCGCGGGATCTTCGACGGCTTGCGCCTCTCGCTCCCCGGTCAGCAGCGCGAGCCAGCGGCATCGCCCGAACGCCCGCGCGGCATCTTCGACGGTCTGGACCTGAGCGGCACGATATCCATGGCCGAGCGCGATCCGGCCCGCCAGCACCAGCGCGAGCATAAGCCGATGCGCGCCGGGGGCGTGCGCGGGGCGGTGGAACGCTACGCGAGAGCCTTGGACGCGATCCACCAGACCCGCGCGCAAGGCATCGACGCCATGCCCCACCAGCGCGAGGCGCTGGACCGCGCTAGGGAGACGCTGGACGCGATCCGGCCCAATGCCTCCGCCGACCTCACCAGCGCGTTCCGGGGTGAACCGGAACTGATCCGCGAGGCCGCGGAGGGGCGCGGCCAGGCCGCGCTACGAGCGATGAGCCAAGAGGCGGAATTGCGGGCCGATCCCTACGCCCGCGCCGACCGCTTCGTGGAGGGCTGGCAGCAGCTCCGGCAGGCGCAGGACGAGCTACGGCGCGACGGGGATTTCCGGGGCGCGAAGCGCGTCGGTCAGGACATGGCCGGGATGACGAAAAGTCTCGAACGCGACGCGCAGATGGAATCGCTGCTGTCCGGGCGGCGTCAGGAATTGGGCATCGACGTGGACATGGGCCGCAGCCTTGCCCGTGATTTGGCGGACTCCGTGCCGTTCGATCATGGCCGCGACCTTGGCATGAGCCGATAG
- the traD gene encoding conjugal transfer protein TraD: MRKPRDFDSELKALADKAKALKERRVRQLGELVAATGADALDADLLAGALLDAVASKDSATREGWRKAGAAFFRSKQRKPAPRSEQQPEGALPLQDGAASH; this comes from the coding sequence ATGCGTAAACCGCGTGACTTTGATTCGGAACTCAAGGCGCTGGCCGACAAGGCGAAGGCGCTCAAGGAACGCCGCGTGCGCCAGCTTGGCGAACTGGTCGCGGCAACCGGGGCCGATGCGCTCGATGCCGATCTGCTGGCGGGTGCGCTACTCGATGCCGTCGCCAGCAAGGACAGCGCGACAAGGGAGGGCTGGCGCAAGGCGGGCGCGGCCTTTTTTCGCAGCAAACAACGCAAGCCTGCGCCGCGATCTGAACAACAGCCGGAAGGCGCTCTACCGCTCCAAGACGGCGCGGCATCACATTGA
- a CDS encoding conjugal transfer protein TraD produces the protein MRRRERTRHLIELGGLVVKAGLVDLTDDDRATLFGAFLTVAGKLQGEERANALALWQRKGKRAFEAEAEAKAGTESATGQA, from the coding sequence ATGAGGCGACGGGAACGGACACGACACTTGATCGAATTGGGCGGGTTGGTCGTCAAGGCGGGGCTGGTCGATTTGACCGACGATGATCGCGCTACGCTGTTCGGTGCCTTCCTCACGGTCGCGGGCAAGCTGCAAGGCGAGGAACGAGCCAACGCGCTTGCCCTATGGCAGCGCAAGGGCAAGCGCGCGTTCGAGGCGGAAGCGGAAGCCAAGGCCGGGACGGAAAGTGCGACGGGTCAGGCGTGA
- a CDS encoding XRE family transcriptional regulator: MGRSRSEIMAALPEDRRRRIEARAQELVAEVEGLKALRQLAERSQEQIAETLGVKQPSVHKIERQTDLYLSTLRRFVEAAGGKLELRVELPGKGVLHLTGVGDLHA, encoded by the coding sequence ATGGGACGTTCGCGCAGTGAGATCATGGCCGCCCTGCCCGAAGATCGCCGCCGCCGCATCGAGGCGCGCGCGCAGGAATTGGTTGCGGAGGTCGAGGGACTAAAAGCGTTACGCCAGCTTGCCGAGCGCAGCCAAGAACAGATCGCGGAAACCTTGGGCGTGAAGCAGCCTTCCGTTCACAAGATCGAGCGACAGACGGACCTTTACCTTTCGACGCTTCGCCGCTTCGTTGAGGCAGCGGGCGGCAAGCTGGAACTTCGCGTCGAATTGCCCGGCAAAGGCGTCCTGCATCTGACGGGTGTTGGCGATCTTCACGCCTGA
- a CDS encoding type II toxin-antitoxin system RelE/ParE family toxin has protein sequence MPWTVRNHDAFDAEYDAMPDAVQDELLAATGLLELYGPRLGRPHADTLGGSRHANMKELRFNADGGVWRVAFAFDPERQAILLVAGDKAGVAQKRFYKTLIAKADKRFDEHLAALAAKEK, from the coding sequence ATGCCGTGGACGGTTCGCAACCATGATGCCTTCGACGCTGAATATGACGCGATGCCCGATGCGGTGCAGGACGAACTTTTGGCGGCAACCGGCCTATTGGAACTTTACGGTCCCCGGCTTGGTCGCCCCCATGCCGATACGCTTGGCGGATCGCGGCACGCGAACATGAAGGAATTGCGCTTCAATGCCGATGGCGGTGTATGGCGCGTGGCTTTTGCGTTCGACCCGGAGCGGCAAGCGATCCTGCTGGTTGCGGGCGACAAGGCAGGCGTGGCGCAGAAGCGGTTTTACAAGACGTTGATTGCCAAGGCCGACAAGCGGTTTGACGAGCATCTGGCGGCGCTGGCCGCGAAGGAGAAATGA
- a CDS encoding helix-turn-helix transcriptional regulator, whose amino-acid sequence MPNKEKIIRLKTVLTRTGLSRSTLYRKIAEGSFPRQITISVHGTGWHESAVDRWIANPAAYREDRAE is encoded by the coding sequence ATGCCTAACAAGGAAAAGATTATCCGCCTCAAGACGGTGCTGACCCGCACCGGCCTTTCGCGCTCCACTTTGTATAGAAAAATCGCGGAAGGCAGCTTCCCCCGGCAAATCACAATCAGCGTCCACGGCACCGGCTGGCACGAGTCCGCCGTGGATCGCTGGATCGCCAACCCCGCCGCCTACCGCGAGGATCGCGCCGAGTGA
- a CDS encoding tyrosine-type recombinase/integrase — MALTAVAVNKAKGRAKPYKLTDGDGLFLYVTPNGGRYWRMNYRHLGKQKTLAFGVYPDTGLAEAREQRDAARKVLARGNDPAEQIKLEKIAAAVAASNSFKAVADEWLVKVKLEGRSAVTMKKLRWLLDFINESIGKRPIASISAQELLVMLRKMESKGRYETAKRLRSTASQIFRYAIATARAERDVAADLRGALIAPQPVHRAAITSGNEAGGLLRAIETFEGHPNTKAALQLLPHVFVRPGELRYAEWADFDFDKALWVIPKHKTKMRRIHSIPLSRQALAILETIEHDAEYSSYLFPSLRSVDRPMSENTINAALRRLGFAQDEMTGHGFRAMAATLLNEMGLWHPDAIERQLAHCDNNAVRRAYTRGEYWDERVRMMQHWSDHLDFLRDGAKVIKGTFRKAKAGQ; from the coding sequence ATGGCGCTTACCGCTGTTGCAGTTAACAAGGCCAAAGGCCGCGCAAAGCCCTACAAACTCACCGATGGCGACGGGCTGTTTCTGTATGTCACCCCCAACGGTGGCCGCTACTGGCGCATGAACTACCGCCACTTGGGGAAGCAAAAGACGCTTGCCTTTGGCGTCTATCCCGACACCGGCCTTGCCGAAGCCCGCGAGCAGCGGGACGCAGCGCGGAAGGTTCTGGCGCGCGGCAACGATCCGGCCGAGCAGATCAAGCTGGAAAAGATCGCGGCGGCCGTGGCAGCGTCCAACAGCTTCAAGGCGGTTGCCGACGAATGGCTGGTGAAGGTCAAGCTTGAAGGCCGCTCCGCCGTCACCATGAAGAAATTGCGCTGGCTGCTGGACTTCATCAACGAGTCCATCGGCAAGCGCCCTATCGCCTCCATTTCCGCACAGGAGCTTTTGGTAATGCTCCGCAAGATGGAGAGCAAAGGCCGCTATGAGACGGCCAAGCGCCTTCGCAGCACTGCCAGCCAAATATTCCGCTACGCCATCGCCACGGCCCGCGCAGAACGCGACGTGGCGGCGGACCTTCGCGGCGCACTGATTGCGCCCCAGCCCGTCCACCGCGCGGCGATCACCAGCGGCAACGAGGCGGGCGGTTTGCTCCGCGCCATCGAGACGTTCGAGGGACACCCTAACACCAAGGCCGCGTTGCAACTTCTCCCCCATGTGTTCGTGCGTCCGGGCGAACTGCGCTATGCCGAGTGGGCGGACTTCGATTTCGACAAGGCGCTTTGGGTCATCCCGAAGCACAAGACCAAGATGCGGCGCATCCACAGCATTCCCCTGTCCCGGCAGGCGCTGGCGATCCTAGAAACCATCGAGCATGACGCGGAGTATAGCAGCTACCTGTTCCCGTCCCTGCGGTCGGTTGATCGGCCCATGTCGGAAAACACCATCAACGCGGCATTGCGGCGCTTGGGGTTCGCCCAGGACGAAATGACCGGCCACGGCTTCCGGGCGATGGCGGCAACGCTCTTGAACGAGATGGGGCTATGGCATCCCGACGCCATCGAGCGTCAGCTTGCCCATTGCGACAACAACGCCGTTCGCCGGGCCTATACGCGCGGCGAGTATTGGGATGAGCGCGTTCGCATGATGCAGCACTGGTCCGACCATCTCGATTTCCTCCGCGATGGCGCGAAGGTCATCAAAGGCACGTTCCGCAAGGCCAAGGCCGGGCAATAG
- a CDS encoding DUF7146 domain-containing protein produces the protein MALSRTSADPRLHAAAASIVKSLGGTWKPSGAMCRCPAHDDHRPSLSVRVGEHSILFKCFAGCSTIDVIRALRSDRRPIPTADAETEFARADGSERRLAGRIRSLWKEARAVTDTPAGVYMATRGFNEPHPALRYHDHVPLGRGADVRFRPALLAAVEADTGVIALERLFLDPRTGLPATDLDPPKLMLGRPHGGTVRFGAATDVLGLAEGWETAWSAHLLLGIPVWAALGADRFPLVTVPERVERLFLLHDNDLSGRRGAARAKQAHARDGRSIEPLPPPPGFNDWNDLYRARGRGREMVAECRLMISRVPHIPTRAAAWASSQP, from the coding sequence ATGGCCCTGTCGCGCACGAGCGCCGATCCTCGTCTCCATGCCGCTGCCGCCAGCATCGTCAAATCACTCGGTGGAACATGGAAGCCATCGGGCGCGATGTGCCGTTGCCCGGCGCATGACGACCATCGCCCGAGCCTTTCGGTCCGGGTCGGCGAGCATAGCATATTGTTCAAATGCTTTGCCGGCTGTTCCACGATCGATGTCATTCGCGCGCTGCGCAGCGACAGGCGCCCTATACCGACGGCCGATGCTGAAACGGAATTCGCACGCGCGGATGGCAGCGAGCGACGGTTGGCCGGCCGGATCCGTTCGCTCTGGAAGGAAGCGCGTGCCGTTACCGATACGCCGGCGGGCGTCTATATGGCGACGCGTGGTTTCAACGAGCCGCATCCGGCGCTGCGCTACCATGATCATGTGCCGCTCGGCCGGGGCGCCGACGTCCGTTTCCGTCCGGCGCTGCTCGCCGCCGTTGAAGCCGACACCGGCGTCATAGCACTCGAACGGCTGTTCCTCGACCCCCGGACCGGATTGCCGGCCACTGATCTCGATCCGCCCAAACTGATGCTGGGTCGCCCGCACGGTGGCACCGTCCGTTTCGGGGCCGCCACCGATGTGCTGGGGCTGGCTGAGGGCTGGGAGACCGCCTGGTCCGCTCATTTGCTGCTCGGCATCCCTGTCTGGGCCGCGCTTGGTGCCGACCGCTTCCCCCTGGTCACTGTGCCTGAGCGGGTCGAACGCCTCTTCCTCCTTCACGACAACGACCTTTCCGGTCGGCGCGGCGCGGCGCGGGCGAAACAGGCGCATGCGCGAGACGGCCGGTCGATCGAGCCGCTGCCTCCACCGCCGGGCTTCAATGACTGGAACGACCTCTACCGGGCGAGGGGAAGGGGGAGGGAGATGGTTGCGGAATGCAGACTGATGATCAGCCGCGTCCCGCACATTCCGACACGCGCAGCGGCATGGGCGTCCAGCCAACCCTGA
- a CDS encoding PRTRC system ParB family protein, giving the protein MTSLQPSYPSTLPLASIVKGDNPRRYFDRKKHEEMVASIRQRGILQPILLRPKDDVYAIVAGERRYRAGLEVYGLDGEVPVIIRVMTDQEALDAAIAENDDRDDPSETEQADAAVRYLAACNGDRAEAARRLAWSRAKLDRRLALAELTDAAKTALDERRIKVGHAELLAVIPKDKQDTALDTILRLNLDVNDTRKELMRITHSLASACFDKTECATCPFNSAAQQVLFETHVDDGHCTNPGCFKLKTEAAEVIRFEEKERAAKAARRAMPPAADDADADAQDDVTVEPAPSMDLQPQPERGAISSSAVENREPPPPRTAETVPAASTAHKPTVTARSIATRTAELREATWRTALARALAGNAVHARTTILVAAMSGTLSQIKPDTLTSRAGILVGASFPDLDFKGKIAEIRALADARAANVLAVIGGAYAKDVLSFDHVADLARVFEVDLRETWQVDQTFLERYTKEELKFIAQECGLIAHVGEKRFAKLLASKKTELVTSMLNRIGFDWAGRLPGCMTLDGAYGPPPDRAAQPADAPISQIAA; this is encoded by the coding sequence TTGACCTCGCTACAACCGAGCTATCCCTCCACGCTGCCGCTCGCCAGTATCGTGAAGGGCGACAATCCCCGCCGGTATTTCGACCGGAAGAAGCACGAGGAGATGGTGGCTTCCATCCGGCAGCGCGGCATACTCCAGCCCATATTGCTCCGGCCGAAGGACGACGTCTATGCCATCGTCGCCGGCGAGCGCCGGTACAGGGCAGGGCTGGAAGTCTATGGGCTCGACGGCGAAGTGCCGGTCATCATCCGCGTGATGACGGACCAGGAAGCGCTCGATGCCGCGATCGCCGAGAATGACGACCGTGACGATCCGTCGGAGACCGAGCAGGCCGATGCCGCCGTCCGCTACCTCGCGGCATGCAACGGCGACCGCGCCGAGGCCGCACGGCGACTGGCCTGGTCCCGCGCCAAGCTTGATCGCCGCCTGGCGCTCGCTGAACTCACCGACGCCGCTAAGACCGCCCTCGATGAGCGCCGGATCAAGGTTGGTCACGCCGAACTGCTCGCCGTCATCCCCAAGGACAAGCAGGACACGGCCCTCGACACGATCCTGCGCCTGAATCTTGACGTGAACGATACGCGCAAGGAACTGATGCGCATCACGCATAGCCTCGCGAGCGCCTGTTTCGACAAGACCGAGTGCGCCACCTGTCCGTTCAACTCGGCGGCGCAGCAAGTCCTTTTCGAAACCCATGTCGATGATGGCCATTGCACCAATCCGGGATGCTTCAAGCTCAAGACCGAAGCCGCCGAGGTGATCCGTTTCGAGGAAAAGGAGCGCGCCGCGAAGGCGGCCAGGAGAGCGATGCCTCCTGCTGCCGATGATGCCGACGCTGATGCGCAGGACGATGTCACCGTCGAACCCGCGCCATCGATGGATCTCCAGCCGCAGCCGGAACGCGGCGCCATATCATCCAGTGCTGTCGAAAACCGCGAGCCTCCCCCGCCACGCACTGCCGAGACCGTGCCGGCCGCGTCGACGGCGCATAAGCCGACCGTCACGGCCAGGTCGATCGCGACCCGAACCGCCGAGCTTCGCGAGGCGACATGGCGAACCGCGCTTGCCCGTGCGCTCGCGGGCAATGCTGTCCACGCCCGGACCACGATCCTTGTGGCGGCGATGTCGGGCACGCTTTCGCAGATCAAGCCCGACACGCTGACGTCCCGCGCTGGCATCCTCGTCGGCGCCTCGTTCCCGGACCTCGACTTCAAGGGCAAGATCGCGGAAATCCGGGCGCTTGCCGATGCGCGGGCCGCCAATGTGCTGGCCGTCATCGGCGGCGCTTACGCCAAGGATGTGCTCAGCTTCGATCATGTCGCGGACCTTGCGAGAGTGTTCGAGGTCGACTTGCGCGAGACGTGGCAGGTCGATCAGACCTTTCTCGAGCGCTACACAAAGGAAGAGCTCAAGTTCATCGCCCAGGAATGCGGCCTGATCGCGCATGTCGGCGAGAAACGGTTCGCCAAGCTGCTCGCATCGAAAAAGACCGAGCTTGTCACCAGCATGCTCAATCGCATCGGGTTCGATTGGGCGGGACGTCTGCCGGGCTGCATGACGCTCGATGGCGCCTATGGACCGCCCCCGGATCGTGCTGCCCAGCCGGCCGACGCTCCCATCTCGCAAATCGCCGCCTGA
- a CDS encoding PRTRC system protein E, which yields MLIANLLPLLANYSLGFDLVAGPDDTVTLTVIPRKAEGAKHGLESGETRPISITATAVEIDAELGRGSDGALGQLIATRKTLADQIADQRQAAEDARIAAAEAAKAKAATKAATAKTTVPVSPPKLQHAVTPPVDAKPDQPATLF from the coding sequence ATGTTGATTGCCAACCTGCTGCCGCTTCTCGCCAACTATTCGCTCGGTTTCGATCTTGTCGCCGGCCCCGACGATACCGTCACGCTGACCGTCATTCCCCGCAAGGCGGAAGGCGCGAAGCACGGTCTCGAATCCGGCGAGACCCGCCCGATCTCGATCACCGCAACCGCCGTGGAGATCGATGCGGAACTTGGCCGTGGATCGGACGGCGCACTCGGCCAGCTCATCGCTACGCGCAAGACCCTTGCCGACCAGATCGCCGATCAGCGCCAGGCGGCCGAGGACGCAAGGATCGCCGCAGCGGAGGCCGCGAAGGCCAAGGCCGCCACGAAGGCCGCGACAGCAAAGACGACGGTGCCTGTGAGTCCTCCGAAGCTCCAGCACGCGGTCACCCCGCCGGTCGACGCCAAACCGGACCAACCCGCCACCTTGTTCTGA
- a CDS encoding PRTRC system protein C yields the protein MQINHLTRAYRYDGIDLPVPPHLANDPDGLRAYHATLYPAVLNAEMVDAGVSGGAHVTEYRRAVGTKG from the coding sequence ATGCAGATCAACCATCTCACCCGCGCGTACCGCTATGACGGCATCGACCTTCCGGTTCCGCCGCATCTCGCCAACGATCCCGACGGTCTGCGTGCCTACCATGCCACGCTCTACCCCGCGGTTCTCAACGCCGAGATGGTCGACGCCGGCGTGTCGGGCGGCGCTCACGTCACCGAATACCGGCGCGCCGTCGGCACCAAGGGCTGA
- a CDS encoding PRTRC system protein B — protein sequence MSDHRTQFEATAGGLALTNAILLYRSQPIRNASPYATARAGAAAFASIHAIEHDDEGKPIIGAGTSLSRAHLRQWTEALGRTVLPEFLPDNVLVAHPDMLAWWIPTQVRPAYFALTDPPAGLQVLAARTTMPVPYPPHLFIATRSGFGVYALPANERPGIDTPVLHSPVLNVYLDGQLCWGNIPKPKTLTTASIPEFERGVFDSWSTHPNPGQELTITGKGGLVRLWDDLAARKAKRFPVRRLRPFDPGRTRQASRRATRTDQMTLGKLLARGANQ from the coding sequence ATGTCCGACCACCGCACCCAGTTCGAAGCGACCGCCGGCGGCCTCGCGCTGACCAACGCCATTCTCCTTTACCGCAGCCAGCCGATCCGCAACGCCAGTCCCTATGCCACCGCTCGCGCGGGCGCCGCCGCATTCGCCAGCATCCATGCGATCGAGCATGACGATGAGGGAAAGCCGATCATCGGCGCGGGCACATCGCTGTCGCGCGCGCATCTGCGTCAATGGACCGAGGCCCTGGGCCGGACCGTTCTTCCCGAATTCCTGCCTGACAATGTGCTGGTCGCTCATCCCGACATGCTCGCATGGTGGATCCCGACCCAGGTTCGCCCGGCCTATTTCGCTCTCACGGATCCGCCCGCCGGCCTGCAGGTGCTCGCCGCGCGAACCACTATGCCGGTCCCGTATCCGCCGCATCTGTTCATCGCGACCCGATCGGGGTTCGGCGTTTACGCCTTGCCGGCAAACGAACGCCCCGGCATCGATACCCCGGTGCTGCACTCGCCGGTGCTCAATGTCTATCTCGACGGGCAACTTTGCTGGGGCAACATTCCGAAGCCAAAAACGCTGACGACAGCCTCCATCCCGGAATTCGAGCGCGGGGTGTTCGATAGCTGGTCCACCCACCCCAATCCCGGACAGGAACTGACCATCACCGGCAAAGGTGGTCTGGTTCGGCTCTGGGACGACCTCGCCGCGCGCAAGGCGAAGCGCTTTCCGGTCAGGCGTCTCAGGCCATTCGATCCCGGTCGGACACGACAGGCCTCCCGGCGAGCAACCCGGACCGATCAGATGACTCTCGGAAAGCTCCTTGCGAGAGGGGCGAACCAATGA
- a CDS encoding PRTRC system protein A, translating to MTVLADDPTAAAVLAAVPCYPVPPQGRSPALAMLRAARAGRGLAIGIDGVMLILRRPWLELDFPITPPLSLHMPYGSTGACRAELRCGLIPREHLDHILDHFRAALPNEAAAFVLWNEATREFAVDLPVIDEATPSRLVYRTPIPQPDWHVVCDFHSHGVGPAFFSTTDDADDAHATKIAIVVGRLDDPCGPAMLARLCADGMFLPLPRSPFSGDRHAD from the coding sequence ATGACCGTGCTTGCTGACGATCCCACTGCGGCCGCGGTCCTTGCCGCCGTGCCCTGTTATCCGGTCCCGCCACAGGGACGCTCGCCCGCCCTCGCTATGCTGCGCGCCGCCCGCGCCGGACGCGGCCTTGCGATCGGGATAGACGGCGTCATGCTCATCCTGCGCCGGCCCTGGCTGGAACTGGATTTCCCGATCACGCCGCCGCTTTCCCTCCATATGCCCTATGGCAGCACGGGCGCCTGTCGCGCCGAACTGCGCTGCGGGCTCATTCCACGCGAGCATCTCGATCATATTCTCGATCATTTTCGCGCAGCCTTGCCCAATGAAGCCGCGGCGTTCGTCCTCTGGAACGAAGCGACCCGGGAATTCGCGGTGGACCTTCCTGTCATCGACGAAGCCACACCCTCGCGCCTCGTCTATCGCACGCCGATTCCGCAGCCCGATTGGCATGTTGTCTGCGATTTTCACAGCCACGGGGTCGGTCCCGCCTTCTTCAGCACCACCGACGATGCCGATGACGCCCATGCGACGAAGATCGCGATCGTCGTCGGCCGGCTCGACGATCCCTGTGGTCCGGCGATGCTCGCGCGCCTTTGCGCCGACGGCATGTTCCTGCCGTTACCACGGAGCCCGTTTTCAGGAGACCGTCATGCCGACTGA